Proteins from a genomic interval of Micropterus dolomieu isolate WLL.071019.BEF.003 ecotype Adirondacks linkage group LG16, ASM2129224v1, whole genome shotgun sequence:
- the LOC123984740 gene encoding beta-2-microglobulin-like → MRILLCLAALTAVCFAQDAKHTPPKVQVYSRNPGEYGKDNVLICHVSGFHPPDITIQLLKDGVELPGARQTDLAFKQDWRFHLTKNVDFTPVNGDKFVCKVTHGDKTNEYAWEPNM, encoded by the exons ATGAGGATTCTTTTGTGCCTAGCAGCTCTCACAGCTGTCTGCTTTGCTCAGGACGCCAAACACA CTCCTCCCAAGGTCCAGGTTTACAGCCGAAACCCAGGAGAGTATGGGAAGGACAACGTCCTGATTTGCCATGTGAGTGGCTTCCACCCCCCTGACATCACAATCCAGCTTCTGAAGGATGGAGTGGAACTCCCTGGCGCAAGGCAGACCGACCTGGCCTTCAAACAGGATTGGCGCTTCCATCTGACCAAGAATGTGGACTTCACGCCAGTGAACGGGGATAAGTTCGTCTGCAAGGTCACTCACGGGGATAAGACTAATGAATATGCGTGGG agccAAACATGTAA
- the LOC123984994 gene encoding beta-2-microglobulin-like — translation MKAFVCAVVVGLLWLAALSTAKEASPKVQVYSRKPGEFGKPNTFICHVSGFHPPEIKIDLLSNGQEIPGAKQTDLAFEENWHYHLTRHVPFTPSSDAVFACRVTHLGNTKTYIWETDM, via the exons ATGAAGGCATTTGTTTGCGCAGTTGTCGTCGGTCTACTCTGGCTCGCGGCTCTTTCAACGGCCAAAGAGG CTTCACCCAAGGTTCAGGTGTACAGCCGTAAACCTGGAGAGTTCGGGAAACCCAACACCTTCATATGTCACGTGAGCGGCTTCCACCCACCGGAAATCAAGATCGACCTGCTCAGTAACGGACAGGAGATTCCAGGAGCCAAGCAGACTGACCTGGCCTTTGAGGAGAACTGGCACTACCATCTGACCAGACACGTGCCCTTCACTCCAAGCTCAGACGCAGTGTTTGCCTGCAGAGTCACTCACTTGGGAAACACGAAGACATATATTTGGG AAACAGACATGTAA
- the tmbim4 gene encoding protein lifeguard 4, producing the protein MSSEKYPRSSIEDDFNYGTNVATASIQIRMDFLRKVYSLLSLQIILTTATSALFMFSTTIKEFVHASPAVVLVSALGSLVLLLALAVYRHQHPVNLYLLLIFTLLEAVSVATALTFYEYSTVLQALFLTCAVFAGLTAYTFQSKRDFSKMGAGLFACLWILIIASFMRFFFHSDSTELIMSGAGALIFCGFIIYDTHLLMKQLSPEEHILASINLYLDIVNLFLHILRLLDSMKKH; encoded by the exons ATGAGTAGTGAAAAATACCCCAGGTCCTCTATTGAAGACGACTTTAACTATGGCACAAATGTCGCTACAGCCAGTATCCAGATCCGTATGG ACTTCCTGCGGAAGGTGTACAGCCTCCTGAGCTTGCAGATCATCCTGACCACCGCCACCTCTGCCCTCTTCATGTTCTCTACAACTATCAAGGAGTTTGTCCATGCCAG TCCTGCTGTGGTTTTGGTTTCGGCTCTGGGCTCTCTGGTTCTTCTGCTGGCCCTGGCTGTGTACAGACACCAACATCCAGTCAACCTCTACCTGCTGCTCATATTT aCTCTGCTGGAGGCAGTTTCTGTGGCCACAGCTT tgaCCTTCTATGAATACTCCACTGTACTGCAAGCCTTGTTCCTGACCTGTGCCGTGTTTGCTGGACTTACAGCCTACACCTTCCAGTCCAAGAGAGACTTCAGCAAAATGGGAGCAGG GCTGTTCGCCTGCCTGTGGATCCTCATCATTGCAAGCTTCATGAGG TTCTTCTTCCACAGTGACAGCACAGAGCTGATCATGTCTGGAGCTGGGGCTCTGATCTTCTGCGGTTTCATCATCTACGACACCCACCTGCTGATGAAGCAGCTCTCCCCCGAGGAGCACATTTTAGCCTCCATCAACCTCTACCTGGACATCGTCAACCTCTTCCTGCACATCCTGCGTCTCCTTGACTCGATGAAGAAGCACTGA